The following proteins come from a genomic window of Acetivibrio cellulolyticus CD2:
- a CDS encoding HAMP domain-containing sensor histidine kinase encodes MKLGTRFITYYITATVISLFLVGLVVLKGVEQTGISAVENQLTQKCQLAQTYINQSIYLYGDYKQVLSPELARNISGHLNGIAENVRIYDLNFQLLSSTLDTEYSIFKNQHKHLQVLEPAMKGDYSYIIIDNTVFFASPIEFDNKIIGVLEIVYPLDFLNGIITAIIKLLILGVSCFILLITILSIYISGRVVKPIKKLAFFVDRYSKGDFKPVSVDSSDEIGKLCEGFNLMGFKLQEYIASQKKFVSNVSHELKTPLTAIKGYSEYMIDEVNDNPDLKRAVEYLNIEATRLTNLVDELLLLSCMDSSKETFQLSRLNISETLIEAISKMKFREERYDVKIQLEVEDELYVCGDKEKLLQVFINILDNSIKFSQKGSSVKVKLEREDSLVKMIVFDKGIGIPQEEISRVFERFYRAENVSGIGGTGLGLSISKEIVQVLNGKLNIESHFGQGTKVYIELPLWKEG; translated from the coding sequence ATGAAACTTGGTACAAGGTTTATTACATATTATATTACTGCTACAGTTATTTCACTATTTTTAGTGGGACTTGTAGTGTTAAAAGGTGTGGAGCAAACGGGGATATCTGCCGTTGAAAACCAATTGACTCAAAAATGCCAGCTTGCCCAGACGTATATAAATCAATCAATTTATCTATATGGAGACTATAAACAAGTTTTAAGTCCTGAGTTGGCAAGAAATATATCCGGACATCTTAATGGAATTGCTGAAAATGTGAGAATATATGACCTGAACTTTCAACTTTTAAGTTCTACTTTAGATACCGAATACAGCATATTTAAAAATCAACATAAGCATTTACAGGTTCTAGAACCTGCTATGAAAGGTGACTATTCATATATAATTATTGATAACACAGTGTTTTTTGCTTCTCCTATTGAATTTGACAATAAGATAATAGGAGTTTTAGAGATTGTTTACCCACTAGACTTTCTGAATGGTATAATTACTGCAATTATCAAGCTTTTGATTTTGGGAGTTTCTTGTTTTATTCTATTGATAACCATATTGTCTATTTATATATCCGGGAGAGTTGTAAAGCCTATAAAAAAGCTTGCATTTTTTGTGGACAGATATTCTAAAGGAGATTTTAAGCCTGTATCTGTTGATAGTTCAGATGAAATAGGAAAGCTTTGTGAGGGGTTTAACTTAATGGGATTTAAACTTCAGGAATATATTGCTTCTCAGAAGAAATTTGTTTCAAATGTTTCTCACGAATTAAAAACACCTCTTACTGCTATAAAAGGATATTCAGAGTACATGATAGATGAAGTCAATGATAATCCTGATCTTAAGAGAGCTGTGGAGTATTTGAACATAGAAGCCACAAGACTTACAAACCTTGTGGACGAATTGCTTCTTTTATCCTGTATGGATTCATCTAAAGAAACATTCCAACTTTCCAGATTGAATATTTCAGAAACATTAATAGAGGCTATATCCAAAATGAAATTCAGGGAAGAAAGATATGATGTAAAGATTCAGTTGGAAGTTGAGGATGAACTATATGTATGTGGTGACAAAGAAAAGCTGTTGCAGGTTTTTATAAATATTCTTGATAACTCAATAAAATTCTCCCAAAAGGGAAGCTCTGTAAAGGTTAAATTGGAGAGGGAAGATAGTCTTGTCAAAATGATTGTATTTGACAAGGGGATTGGTATACCTCAAGAAGAGATCAGCAGAGTATTTGAAAGATTTTATAGGGCAGAAAATGTTTCAGGTATTGGAGGAACAGGACTAGGTCTTTCCATATCAAAGGAAATAGTTCAGGTTCTAAATGGCAAATTAAATATAGAAAGTCATTTTGGACAGGGAACAAAAGTTTATATTGAGTTGCCTTTATGGAAGGAGGGGTAG